The following proteins are co-located in the Styela clava chromosome 15, kaStyClav1.hap1.2, whole genome shotgun sequence genome:
- the LOC120333656 gene encoding uncharacterized protein LOC120333656, whose protein sequence is MEFSITFTFLSLMILTKSFGIDGTNHFICKTIEEAFKSESQIDSGDASSHSTIQHIQGSPGKRGIQGMKGEIGPPGNVNYEAIDLKLESEIDQKMQESMREYGSTVAELQEEVRKLKQRQDLCKVLYADKCFWFVLHNTQDVTYSQINELCAQEGGTPANIYGRNHFEELNAYVDSIAQHKTFFTGMTINNSNKIITMNNGIKASWTVADMKWYPSHPSGNADWTVLAIHTDRNPGASQGMHNWPKSYTRHGVLCEK, encoded by the exons atgGAGTTTTCTATTACATTTACCTTTCTCTCGTTGATGATCCTGACCAAGTCGTTCGGAATCGATGgaacaaatcattttatttgcaAAACAATTGAGGAGGCGTTCAAATCAGAAAGTCAAATTGACAGTGGCGATGCTTCAAGTCACTCTACAATACAGCACATTCAAGGGAGCCCAGGAAAGAGAGGAATACAAGGAATGAAAGGAGAGATAGGACCACCGGGAAATGTGAATTATGAAGCTATCGATTTGAAATTGGAAAGCGAGATTGATCAAA AAATGCAAGAATCAATGAGAGAATATGGATCAACAGTTGCAGAATTACAAGAAGAAGTTAGAAAGTTAAAACAACGACAAG ATTTGTGCAAGGTGCTCTACGCTGACAAATGTTTCTGGTTCGTTCTTCATAATACCCAAGATGTAACATATTCTCAAATTAACGAACTTTGTGCTCAAGAAGGTGGAACGCCGGCAAACATCTACGGAAGAAATCATTTTGAAGAGTTAAATGCATATGTGGATTCGATCGCCCAGCATAAAACGTTTTTCACTGGAATGACCATTAATAACTCG AACAAAATCATCACGATGAATAACGGAATTAAAGCAAGTTGGACTGTTGCAGATATGAAGTGGTACCCCAGTCACCCGTCAGGCAATGCCGACTGGACTGTACTTGCTATTCACACTGACCGCAATCCAGGGGCTTCACAAGGAATGCACAACTGGCCTAAAAGTTATACGAGGCATGGAGTTCTTTGTGAAAAATAA